A part of Ktedonobacteraceae bacterium genomic DNA contains:
- a CDS encoding response regulator transcription factor → MEKEVFDARDMTILIVDDEPRIRDFIRMNLELEHYTVLEASNGIEALEQLREHLPDLIVLDVMMPEMDGFETLRNIREVSTVPVIMLTVRQSEQDKIRGLDLGADDYLAKPFSPRELLSRIRALLRRSFMAPPARKTEIVVDPDLKIDFSKREVIVRGKKVVLRPTEYRLLYHLVNNAGKLLTHETLLSKVWGREYRDEAHYLRLYITYLRQKIEVDPAHPKYILTERGVGYRFKEIEEQ, encoded by the coding sequence ATGGAGAAGGAAGTTTTTGACGCGCGCGATATGACCATTCTCATCGTTGATGATGAGCCGCGTATCCGCGATTTCATACGGATGAATCTGGAATTGGAGCATTATACCGTCCTGGAAGCGAGCAATGGCATCGAGGCCCTGGAACAACTGCGCGAGCACCTGCCAGATCTGATCGTGCTGGACGTAATGATGCCTGAAATGGACGGCTTTGAGACGCTGCGCAATATTCGCGAGGTTTCAACCGTGCCCGTCATTATGCTGACCGTGCGCCAGAGCGAGCAGGATAAGATTCGCGGGCTTGATCTGGGAGCCGATGATTACCTTGCCAAACCTTTTAGCCCGCGCGAACTGCTCTCGCGCATCCGGGCGCTGTTACGCCGCTCCTTCATGGCTCCTCCGGCCCGCAAGACAGAGATTGTCGTCGATCCCGATCTCAAAATTGATTTCTCGAAGCGTGAAGTGATTGTGCGCGGCAAGAAAGTCGTCCTGCGACCAACTGAGTACCGGCTCCTGTATCACCTGGTCAATAACGCCGGGAAGCTGCTGACGCATGAAACGCTGCTCTCCAAGGTCTGGGGGCGTGAATACCGCGATGAGGCGCACTACCTGCGCCTCTACATCACCTACCTGCGCCAGAAGATCGAGGTCGATCCGGCGCATCCTAAATACATCCTGACGGAACGCGGCGTGGGTTACCGCTTTAAAGAAATCGAGGAGCAGTAA
- a CDS encoding heavy metal-binding domain-containing protein produces the protein MPFWKRSSPEEQQQRLQAQQEAEASLRSLEEGGLPLQAQRRLREETEADHKLFSSDLSIKEFALTRNSGYQPLSQVMGSSIYHVGWQYTTRFPRMTVAYELTNLTNAHLHAAQLALGRLEQEASLLKAHGVIGVRFGLRNFEWGSNLVEYTAIGTAIRLPNAPLFPRPFLSDLSGQEFWTLLQAGYLPTGIAMGYCSYCISSGWQLNQVMRSWNNIEVTDYTQAIYTARHLAMSRLQAMARGFDAVGVVGMHIGFDRQENEYERENDPTTYRDLMIHFSAIGTAIIARRPDHVIPSPKLTLTFTDLRPGRRGEVQELTFRE, from the coding sequence ATGCCCTTCTGGAAACGCTCTTCTCCAGAAGAACAACAGCAGCGACTACAGGCGCAGCAGGAGGCGGAGGCCAGCCTGCGCTCCCTGGAGGAGGGTGGATTGCCACTCCAGGCACAACGCCGCTTGCGAGAAGAGACCGAAGCAGACCATAAACTGTTCAGCAGCGATTTGAGTATCAAGGAGTTCGCGCTCACCCGCAACAGCGGCTACCAGCCTCTGAGCCAGGTGATGGGCAGTTCGATCTACCACGTTGGCTGGCAATATACCACGCGCTTTCCGCGTATGACCGTTGCTTATGAATTAACTAACCTGACCAACGCGCACCTGCATGCGGCGCAACTTGCCCTGGGCAGGCTGGAACAGGAGGCCTCGCTGCTGAAGGCGCATGGAGTGATCGGTGTGCGCTTCGGCTTGCGCAACTTCGAATGGGGTTCCAATCTCGTGGAGTATACGGCTATCGGCACGGCCATCCGACTGCCGAATGCGCCCTTGTTCCCACGTCCTTTCCTCAGTGATCTCTCGGGCCAGGAATTCTGGACGCTGCTCCAGGCTGGCTATTTACCCACCGGCATCGCCATGGGCTATTGCTCCTACTGCATCTCTTCCGGTTGGCAACTCAACCAGGTTATGCGCAGCTGGAACAATATAGAGGTGACGGACTACACACAGGCCATCTATACTGCTCGCCACCTCGCCATGAGTCGCCTGCAAGCAATGGCCCGCGGCTTCGATGCCGTTGGAGTCGTCGGCATGCACATTGGATTCGATAGACAGGAAAATGAGTACGAACGCGAAAATGACCCGACAACCTATCGCGATTTAATGATACATTTCTCGGCTATTGGCACAGCCATTATCGCTCGCAGACCCGATCACGTGATACCATCCCCAAAACTCACGCTCACCTTTACCGATCTGCGACCCGGGCGGCGTGGGGAAGTGCAGGAGCTGACTTTCCGAGAATAG
- a CDS encoding NUDIX hydrolase, with protein sequence MRAYSAGGVVFRLVPIDSPQNRMVTDLDLWGSGQFGDTIVEVALVGRSHPGIWALPKGTPRAGETIEQVAVREVQEETGLQVRLIAYIGSISYSFVRDHVRYQKQVRHFLFEAIGGDTSLHDHEYDVVEWFPFAEASRRLTYQNEVNILYQAEEVLHRWLQDRRGDQEGRH encoded by the coding sequence ATGCGAGCTTACTCCGCGGGAGGAGTTGTTTTTCGTCTTGTTCCGATAGATAGTCCGCAGAACAGGATGGTCACGGATCTGGATTTGTGGGGGTCGGGGCAATTCGGTGATACAATAGTAGAGGTAGCTCTCGTGGGACGGAGTCACCCCGGCATCTGGGCTTTACCCAAGGGAACCCCACGCGCTGGAGAAACAATCGAGCAGGTTGCTGTGCGAGAAGTGCAGGAAGAGACCGGCTTGCAGGTGCGCCTGATTGCCTATATCGGGAGCATCTCCTACTCGTTTGTGCGCGACCATGTACGGTACCAAAAACAGGTACGTCACTTCTTGTTCGAGGCCATCGGAGGCGATACGTCTTTGCATGACCACGAATACGATGTCGTGGAATGGTTTCCTTTTGCCGAGGCCAGTCGCCGCCTGACGTATCAGAATGAGGTGAATATCCTTTACCAGGCGGAAGAAGTATTGCACCGTTGGTTACAGGACCGCCGCGGCGATCAGGAAGGACGGCATTAG
- a CDS encoding uroporphyrinogen decarboxylase family protein yields the protein MNKKERVDAALRGDPVDRVPASMWGHDFEREWHPQSLAEAMVENFTRYDWDYMKVNPRACYHVEGWGVQVRPSGEKYKAPIIEDTPIRSASDWKRLRPLEPDQGALGEQLKALQLINHSIGYDAYFVQTIFCPLGVAKYLAGNKNEPVLQTIAEDRNAMHAALRVITETFINYAIACLEEGASGIFYATNGWASEGMLTADQYREFGEQYDLEFLDAIKSRSKFNILHNCGSHIYFDLLETYPVQAINWAATVEGNPDLGEGKLRSDKAVMGGISEKTVLKNGSPEQVREEVEKALELTGGRHFLLAPGCSIPPETPAENLLAIRSVLS from the coding sequence ATGAACAAAAAGGAACGTGTAGATGCAGCGCTACGAGGAGACCCGGTAGATCGAGTTCCTGCCAGCATGTGGGGACACGACTTCGAACGGGAATGGCATCCGCAATCGCTGGCCGAGGCGATGGTTGAGAACTTCACCCGCTATGACTGGGATTATATGAAGGTCAACCCACGCGCCTGCTATCATGTCGAGGGATGGGGCGTCCAGGTGCGTCCATCAGGGGAGAAATACAAAGCGCCCATCATAGAAGATACTCCCATCAGGAGCGCCTCGGATTGGAAGCGACTGCGACCCCTCGAACCCGACCAGGGCGCATTGGGCGAGCAGTTGAAGGCATTGCAGTTGATCAACCACTCCATCGGCTACGACGCCTACTTCGTCCAGACCATCTTCTGTCCCCTGGGGGTTGCAAAGTACCTGGCGGGCAACAAAAACGAACCTGTGCTACAGACTATCGCTGAAGACCGCAACGCCATGCACGCGGCCCTGCGCGTTATCACCGAAACATTCATCAACTACGCCATCGCCTGCCTGGAAGAGGGCGCCAGCGGCATCTTCTATGCCACCAATGGCTGGGCGAGCGAGGGCATGTTAACCGCGGATCAGTATCGCGAGTTCGGCGAGCAATATGACCTGGAGTTCCTGGATGCCATTAAGAGCAGGAGCAAATTCAATATCCTGCACAACTGCGGCTCTCACATCTACTTTGACCTGCTTGAGACCTACCCGGTGCAGGCCATCAACTGGGCGGCCACCGTCGAGGGCAATCCTGACCTGGGTGAGGGCAAATTGCGCTCCGATAAAGCCGTAATGGGCGGGATCAGCGAAAAAACCGTGCTGAAAAATGGCTCACCGGAGCAGGTGCGCGAGGAGGTCGAGAAGGCGCTGGAACTGACCGGCGGAAGGCATTTTCTGCTTGCGCCCGGTTGCTCGATTCCGCCTGAGACGCCCGCGGAAAACCTGCTCGCCATCCGCAGCGTGCTTTCTTGA
- a CDS encoding PspA/IM30 family protein has product MGFFSRLATLFRIRANAALDRAEDPGQVMDYSYTKQLEQLQQLRRSIADVVTNEKRLEMLRSQLLQQSNKLDSQAMQALQANREDLARMALQRKETLIVQLNSYEQQIAQLKEQEERLINMERTISARVEAFRTQKEMVKAQYGAAQAQVKINEAATGISQEMTEMNLAMQRAQDKVLAMQARANAMEELIEQGTLGEQGMLGPGQGDTLDRELRQISSQQNVDAQLQAMKQQLQLGGPGAGQRQLPSQTSDDNQVNS; this is encoded by the coding sequence ATGGGCTTTTTTTCACGCCTCGCCACGTTGTTTCGTATTCGCGCGAACGCGGCCCTGGATAGGGCCGAGGACCCCGGTCAGGTAATGGATTACTCGTATACAAAGCAGCTCGAGCAACTGCAACAACTGCGGCGCTCGATTGCCGATGTGGTGACGAACGAAAAGCGGCTGGAGATGCTTCGCTCCCAGCTTTTGCAGCAGAGCAATAAGCTGGATTCGCAGGCGATGCAGGCGCTACAGGCGAATCGCGAGGACCTGGCGCGTATGGCCTTGCAGCGCAAAGAGACATTGATAGTTCAACTCAATAGCTATGAGCAGCAGATTGCCCAACTGAAGGAGCAGGAAGAGCGACTGATCAATATGGAGCGCACAATCTCGGCCCGCGTCGAGGCTTTCCGCACGCAAAAGGAGATGGTGAAGGCGCAATATGGCGCGGCACAGGCGCAGGTGAAGATCAACGAGGCGGCCACGGGCATTTCTCAGGAGATGACCGAGATGAATCTGGCAATGCAGCGCGCGCAGGATAAGGTATTGGCGATGCAGGCGCGTGCCAATGCGATGGAAGAGCTGATCGAGCAGGGAACGCTCGGCGAGCAGGGTATGCTGGGACCGGGGCAGGGCGATACGTTGGACCGCGAGTTGCGCCAGATCAGTTCCCAGCAGAACGTCGACGCGCAGTTGCAGGCAATGAAACAGCAATTGCAACTCGGTGGTCCCGGCGCAGGGCAGCGGCAGCTACCGAGCCAGACAAGCGATGATAATCAGGTCAATAGCTAG
- a CDS encoding heavy metal-binding domain-containing protein: protein MSSQVPQPQGNDLPVHARERLRSMRGDAKHHGLFTSDLSVNEFLLVREAGFDPVGLVVGSSIYHIGFQFVGWRQNQEVNVLSQAMYHARELAMTRMEEEANELGADGIVGVRLEVTRHEWGQSLAEFVAIGTAIRSRSGQNFRNAHGMPFTSDLSGQDFWTLLQTGYRPVGMVMGSCVYHVAQQGIGQWMRQVGQNVEMANYTQALYDARELAMERMQAEAVSLNAQGIVGTQISERNHGWGSHVIEFFAVGTAVIPIKEDHEVPPPSLSLLLND, encoded by the coding sequence ATGTCCAGTCAAGTACCGCAGCCGCAGGGCAACGATTTGCCGGTTCATGCTCGTGAGCGGCTCAGGTCTATGCGCGGCGACGCCAAACATCATGGGCTTTTCACCAGCGATCTCAGCGTCAACGAGTTCCTGCTTGTGCGCGAGGCCGGTTTTGATCCCGTCGGGCTGGTGGTAGGAAGTTCAATTTACCATATTGGCTTTCAATTTGTTGGCTGGCGGCAGAACCAGGAGGTGAATGTTCTGAGCCAGGCCATGTATCACGCGCGTGAACTGGCGATGACGCGCATGGAAGAGGAGGCCAACGAGCTTGGAGCCGATGGTATCGTCGGCGTGCGCCTGGAAGTAACCCGGCACGAATGGGGTCAGTCGCTGGCTGAATTTGTCGCCATCGGCACGGCTATTCGCTCGCGCAGTGGCCAGAACTTCCGCAATGCGCACGGCATGCCGTTCACGTCTGATCTCTCGGGCCAGGATTTCTGGACGCTACTCCAGACCGGCTATCGTCCTGTCGGCATGGTGATGGGCAGTTGCGTCTATCACGTTGCCCAGCAAGGTATTGGGCAGTGGATGCGGCAGGTCGGGCAGAATGTCGAAATGGCCAACTATACCCAGGCGCTTTACGACGCACGCGAACTGGCGATGGAACGCATGCAGGCCGAGGCTGTCAGCCTGAACGCGCAGGGTATCGTGGGCACGCAGATCAGCGAGCGCAACCACGGCTGGGGCTCGCACGTTATCGAATTTTTCGCTGTTGGTACCGCCGTCATCCCCATTAAAGAAGATCACGAGGTGCCCCCACCATCGCTGTCGCTGTTACTCAACGATTAA
- a CDS encoding MEDS domain-containing protein — MDLSVEGKSERIPPGSHICQLYSKVTEIPGVTARLMRVGLSLSEKCMFAAAPAQLKEFREELQKLQIDVDAAIEAGQLVLHDEREIFLSNGKRFDPYALLSSHQTFIAQALREGWQAVRISIDMTWLTKDIASPEQILKYEAASDAVFTFQNAPIIALMHYDHSKLIPSLVVEMLKLHPIAVVGKYIKRNPYYLNSEQYMLKILRINRNKEQNSGQ, encoded by the coding sequence ATGGATCTAAGTGTTGAAGGTAAATCGGAGCGTATTCCGCCCGGCTCGCATATTTGCCAACTCTATAGTAAAGTGACAGAGATTCCGGGTGTCACTGCGCGCTTGATGCGTGTGGGCCTTTCGCTTTCGGAAAAGTGCATGTTTGCTGCCGCTCCGGCACAATTGAAAGAGTTCCGCGAAGAGCTGCAGAAGTTACAGATCGATGTCGATGCGGCAATCGAGGCGGGACAACTGGTGCTGCATGACGAACGCGAGATCTTCCTCTCCAACGGCAAGCGCTTCGACCCTTATGCCTTACTCTCTTCCCACCAGACATTTATTGCCCAGGCCCTACGAGAGGGATGGCAGGCGGTACGTATTTCCATTGATATGACCTGGCTCACCAAGGATATCGCGTCCCCGGAACAGATTCTGAAGTACGAGGCCGCCTCGGATGCCGTCTTTACCTTCCAGAACGCGCCCATCATCGCGTTGATGCACTACGACCACAGTAAATTAATTCCCAGCCTGGTCGTAGAGATGCTCAAGCTGCATCCCATCGCCGTCGTGGGCAAGTACATCAAACGCAACCCCTACTATTTGAATTCTGAGCAATATATGCTCAAAATCCTGCGCATCAATCGGAATAAGGAACAAAATTCAGGTCAATAG